A stretch of Hippoglossus hippoglossus isolate fHipHip1 chromosome 20, fHipHip1.pri, whole genome shotgun sequence DNA encodes these proteins:
- the LOC117754259 gene encoding uncharacterized protein LOC117754259, whose amino-acid sequence MMYQVAALTFESCYCGNHLKHGLVFSECFNTSSSEGSQRKRQSALNLPVGSGRASVALYRTEGPFLHSVNVSSPADRVQARRTFVVEVSGNLAGRPDQPTGIPSLAGPDLSFVSVEFLDMTAKGQSSHHVSVLDDGSFSVSTHWILETPGKYEINVRVSNLLSALSSTLQLSVLQPSPQISLLHGPLGVPSCIHPQQPTSHSVTTQAAHVGDPVTLQANVGEGPATGFCWCFSHKDREEERRCVKTTDSECLNSTLVCRIKKYYYTT is encoded by the exons ATGAT GTACCAGGTGGCAGCGTTGACCTTTGAGAGTTGTTACTGTGGCAACCACCTGAAACATGGTTTGGTCTTCAGTGAGTGTTTCAACACATCTTCCAGTGAAGggtcacagagaaaaagacagag tGCTCTGAATTTGCCTGTAGGAAGTGGACGGGCGTCTGTGGCTCTCTACAGAACTGAGGGACCGTTTCTTCACAGCGTTAATGTGTCGTCTCCTGCAGACAGAGTTCAGGCTAGGAGAACTTTTGTTGTGGAGGTTTCTGGAAACTTGGCTGGACGTCCCGACCAGCCCACAG GGATTCCTAGTCTGGCAGGACCGGACCTCTCCTTTGTCTCTGTGGAGTTCCTGGACATGACTGctaaaggtcaaagttcacatcaTGTCAGCGTATTGGATGATGGCTCCTTTTCTGTGTCAACACACTGGATTTTAGAAACTCCaggaaaatatgaaatca ATGTCAGAGTCTCCAACCTCCTCTCCGcgctctcctccactctccagCTCTCCGTCTTGCAGCCCTCTCCACAGATCTCTCTGCTCCACGGGCCCCTGGGCGTCCCCTCCTGCATTCACCCTCAACAGCCCACCTCGCACAGTGTGACCACACAGGCAGCCCATGTGGGCGACCCTGTCACACTGCAGGCAAACGTGGGTGAGGGTCCGGCAACAGGGTTCTGCTGGTGCTTTAgtcacaaagacagagaggaagagagaagatgTGTAAAGACGACAGACTCTGAGTGTCTGAACAGCACTTTGGTATGTAGGATTAAAAAATATTACTATACTACATGA
- the skida1 gene encoding SKI/DACH domain-containing protein 1, whose product MGDLECGFEEMQGVRLGYLLIQGKQMFALSQVFTDLLKNIPRTTVHKRMDHLKVKKHHCDLEELRKLKAINSIAFHAAKCTLISREDVEALYFSCKTERVLKSNKRKAKAPLPPGEVDASPGLLSADAAELWREKVWFSLHGVPETLALHSKAARRRELAPCLTDSKLPQFYHKTHGRDFRAATKSGHKHFKNYETSKITGNCVTLSQRHSFYRSAVSRQPVVLQSAIAAQSRLSRSAGDLLHKRKRRREGGGGKDSARHSWSRSRHAHHHVPPVLLVQPKPTGSHGTSFGAFHLGQDFYLHPRPQHHHHHQQQHQHQEQTFPESYSSDTESSTYSDRAYPDSDFGSGFSTTSNSGSSEEEEEEDEDDTQSESSEVSSEEEESSSQSDSSSVSSRVSVQSIRFRRARVGSLSKSVTTSKAPLVLQPTFHYNNEKQHRTLGHVAPPHTGDSRQEKRQKCEFICSESRKDLGPIQPPKFNSAVGESFKREKACDADPDVELPSYSPGLTRSKAFHPTRRTPGYPIKCPPGLSAQCDQDMFPKCADKREAKVTTLKLPTPLRKIKTETEEAPVTAAPHSDSGRAARTPPFNLHNVKVKVEESCDEYEYQSQASVVKCKGDNKAESSYGLHISGALIKHGDFFNSGIKATDKSPDVAPRSPCGPQECSSTQDPSCTEEGGHRHKTWKAAVLGNKKARVSRLQTKQNVPRVNKAALSSSFSSSSSSSSSSSSSSSSSSSSSSSSCSSSSSRQEASTEDLPSRRKRSSSASTAAPAAKMPFSLMANFPSPPSLVVGNDGDLCPAYSLNSLRGPGPPPPSHPVWRWQPGVHILPPPHTQRTRKY is encoded by the coding sequence ATGGGAGACCTGGAGTGTGGTTTTGAGGAAATGCAAGGGGTGAGACTGGGATACCTGCTCATCCAAGGCAAGCAAATGTTTGCTTTGTCCCAGGTCTTCACCGACCTGCTGAAGAACATCCCTCGGACCACGGTGCACAAGCGCATGGACCACCTGAAGGTGAAGAAGCACCACTGCGACCTGGAGGAGCTGCGCAAGCTCAAGGCAATAAACTCAATAGCTTTCCACGCCGCGAAGTGCACGCTGATATCGCGGGAGGACGTGGAGGCTCTGTACTTCTCCTGCAAGACGGAGCGGGTGTTGAAGTCCAACAAAAGGAAAGCAAAAGCGCCGCTTCCCCCCGGGGAGGTGGACGCGTCCCCGGGGCTGCTCAGCGCCGACGCCGCCGAGCTGTGGAGGGAGAAAGTTTGGTTCAGTTTGCACGGCGTCCCGGAGACTCTCGCGCTCCACAGCAAGGCGGCCAGGCGGAGAGAGCTGGCTCCCTGCCTTACCGACTCCAAACTACCTCAATTTTACCACAAAACCCACGGACGGGATTTCCGTGCGGCGACTAAATCCGGtcacaaacactttaaaaactatgaaacatcTAAAATAACAGGGAACTGCGTTACTTTGAGCCAAAGGCACTCGTTTTACCGGAGCGCGGTGAGCCGGCAGCCCGTGGTGCTCCAGTCCGCCATAGCTGCTCAGTCCAGGCTCTCGCGCTCCGCCGGCGACCTACTtcacaagaggaagaggaggcgcgAGGGGGGCGGCGGCAAGGACAGCGCGAGGCACTCGTGGAGCAGGAGCAGGCACGCGCACCACCACGTACCGCCGGTGCTGCTCGTGCAACCCAAACCAACCGGCAGCCACGGGACCTCTTTCGGTGCTTTCCACCTCGGCCAGGATTTCTATCTCCACCCCAGACCccagcaccatcaccaccaccagcagcagcaccagcaccaggagCAGACTTTCCCGGAGAGCTACAGCAGCGACACCGAGTCCAGCACCTACTCGGACCGGGCGTACCCCGACTCGGATTTTGGGTCGGGCTTCTCCACCACCAGCAACTCCGGGAGCtccgaggaggaagaggaagaggatgaggatgacaCCCAGTCGGAGAGTTCAGAGGTCAGCTCCGAAGAAGAGGAGAGCTCCTCTCAGTCCGACTCCAGCTCGGTTTCGAGCCGGGTCTCGGTGCAGAGCATCCGGTTCAGACGCGCCCGGGTCGGGTCTCTCTCCAAAAGCGTCACCACTAGTAAAGCACCTTTGGTCCTGCAGCCCACATTTCACTACAACAACGAGAAGCAGCACAGGACACTGGGTCATGTTGCCCCCCCACACACGGGAGACAGCAGACAGGAGAAAAGGcaaaaatgtgaatttatttgCAGTGAATCCAGAAAGGACCTGGGACCCATACAGCCACCAAAATTTAACTCAGCTGTGGGCGAGAGCTTCAAAAGGGAAAAGGCGTGTGATGCTGATCCTGATGTGGAGCTGCCCTCCTATTCACCGGGACTCACCCGGAGCAAGGCCTTTCACCCCACACGCAGGACACCCGGGTATCCCATCAAATGCCCCCCGGGACTCAGCGCACAGTGTGACCAGGACATGTTTCCCAAATGTGCCGATAAAAGGGAGGCGAAAGTCACCACCTTAAAACTGCCAACCCCactgaggaaaataaagacCGAGACGGAGGAGGCCCCTGTGACCGCCGCCCCCCACTCGGACAGCGGCAGGGCGGCCAGGACACCTCCCTTCAACCTCCACAATGTGAAAGTTAAAGTGGAGGAAAGCTGTGATGAATATGAATACCAGAGCCAGGCCTCTGTAGTCAAATGTAAAGGAGACAATAAAGCGGAGAGCAGCTATGGCCTGCATATCAGCGGTGCCCTCATCAAGCATGGGGACTTTTTCAATAGCGGGATTAAAGCCACAGATAAGAGCCCTGATGTGGCCCCCAGGTCCCCATGTGGCCCTCAGGAATGCAGCAGCACCCAGGACCCATCGTGCACCGAGGAGGGGGGGCACAGACACAAAACCTGGAAGGCTGCGGTGCTGGGGAACAAGAAAGCCCGAGTTTCCAGgttgcaaacaaaacaaaacgtgCCCAGGGTCAACAAGGCTGccctgtcttcttctttttcctcctcctcctcctcctcctcctcttcttcttcttcttcttcttcttcttcctcttcttcttcttcttcatgctcctcttcctcttctcgtCAGGAGGCGTCCACGGAGGATTTACCGAGCAGACGCAAACGCAGCAGCAGCGCCAGTACCGCAGCACCGGCCGCAAAAATGCCTTTCAGCCTGATGGCGAATTTCCCCTCCCCGCCGTCGCTGGTTGTTGGCAACGACGGGGATTTGTGCCCCGCTTACTCCCTGAACTCGCTGAGGGGCCCCGGGCCTCCCCCTCCGTCCCACCCCGTGTGGAGGTGGCAGCCAGGCGTCCACATTCTCCCTCCCCCACACACTCAGAGAACGAGGAAATACtga